Proteins encoded in a region of the Sphingomonas sp. HMP9 genome:
- a CDS encoding FadR/GntR family transcriptional regulator: MSSDDAPAPHESPVVNGGVRLADRAYTGIVQIILDDALAVGDRLPAEDKLAAMFGMSRTIVREALARLASDGITQARRGAGSYVKRRPSERLGSHMPMADIAATLGTYEVRFVLEAEAARLAAQRRSHHQMDAIERALEALRTALLSNAPAHDEDWVLHRTIAEATANAAFLPVFDHLRDAVMRILRAGVDISRARAPDVIKAMMDEHDAIVEAIRAQDADGAALAMRWHLSQGRKRLMP; this comes from the coding sequence ATGTCGTCTGACGATGCGCCAGCCCCCCATGAAAGCCCGGTCGTGAACGGCGGCGTGCGGCTGGCGGACCGGGCCTATACCGGGATCGTGCAGATCATCCTCGACGACGCGCTCGCGGTGGGCGACCGCTTACCCGCCGAGGACAAGCTCGCGGCGATGTTCGGCATGTCGCGCACGATCGTCCGCGAGGCGCTGGCGCGGCTGGCGTCCGACGGCATCACGCAGGCGCGGCGCGGCGCCGGATCCTATGTCAAACGGCGACCGTCGGAACGGCTCGGGTCGCACATGCCGATGGCGGACATCGCCGCGACGCTCGGCACCTACGAAGTGCGCTTCGTGCTGGAGGCGGAAGCGGCACGGCTCGCGGCACAGCGCCGGTCGCACCACCAGATGGACGCGATCGAGCGCGCGCTGGAAGCCTTGCGGACCGCGCTGCTGTCCAACGCGCCAGCGCATGACGAGGACTGGGTGCTGCACCGCACGATCGCCGAAGCAACCGCCAATGCGGCATTCCTGCCCGTCTTCGATCATCTCCGCGATGCGGTGATGCGGATCCTGCGCGCCGGCGTCGACATATCGCGTGCGCGCGCGCCCGATGTGATCAAGGCGATGATGGACGAGCACGACGCGATCGTCGAGGCGATCCGCGCGCAGGATGCGGACGGCGCGGCGCTGGCGATGCGCTGGCATCTGTCGCAGGGCCGCAAACGGCTTATGCCGTAA
- a CDS encoding tryptophan halogenase family protein gives MTDAPKRNRVVIAGGGTTGWLAAAALSRQLGTLVDVTLVESEEIGTIGVGESTIPTARAFHRLIGIDEQQFMAETGATFKLGIAFENWARIGDRYIHAFGETGQSTWMGAFHHFWLQAREDGFGGDLGDYCLELQAADAARFAIGGNAPDLSYAYHLDAGRYARHLRTLAEGAGARRIEGFIDRVVQDGESGDIAAIVLRSGERIEGDLFIDCTGFRAMLIGQTLGSPFENWRHWLPTDSAVVTQTRSVGPAVPYTRAIAHGAGWRWRIPLQHRVGNGFVYDSRHLSADEARAQLLAEVDGEVMVEPRLIRFEPGRRQDVWRGNCVALGLAGGFVEPLESTAIHLAMIGITRLLQVFPFDGSHAATAKRFNEQAAADIERIRDFIVLHYVLTERDDTAFWDACRTMAIPETLGDRIALFRESGMAYQDGEEIFRVASWAQVMTGQRLSPRQHHRMGRIMGEPRLRQVLGDMKTSIARQVAVLPTHQEFLRTYCPADA, from the coding sequence ATGACCGACGCACCAAAGCGCAATCGAGTCGTCATCGCGGGCGGCGGGACCACAGGCTGGCTCGCCGCCGCGGCACTCTCGCGACAGCTTGGCACGCTGGTCGACGTCACGCTGGTTGAATCCGAAGAGATCGGCACGATCGGTGTCGGCGAGTCCACCATCCCGACGGCGCGCGCGTTCCACCGGCTGATCGGGATCGACGAGCAGCAATTCATGGCCGAGACCGGCGCGACCTTCAAACTCGGCATCGCGTTCGAGAATTGGGCGCGGATCGGCGATCGCTACATTCATGCGTTCGGCGAAACCGGGCAGTCCACCTGGATGGGAGCGTTTCACCATTTCTGGCTCCAGGCGCGCGAAGACGGCTTCGGCGGCGACCTGGGGGACTATTGCCTCGAACTCCAAGCGGCCGACGCGGCGCGGTTCGCGATCGGCGGCAACGCGCCGGACCTGAGCTATGCCTACCATCTCGACGCGGGCCGCTATGCCCGACATCTGCGCACGCTCGCCGAAGGTGCGGGCGCCCGCCGCATCGAAGGCTTTATCGACCGCGTAGTACAGGACGGCGAGAGCGGCGATATCGCAGCGATCGTCCTGCGCTCGGGCGAGCGGATCGAGGGCGACCTGTTCATCGACTGCACCGGGTTCCGCGCGATGCTGATCGGGCAGACGCTCGGGTCGCCGTTCGAGAATTGGCGGCATTGGTTGCCGACCGACAGCGCGGTCGTCACGCAGACGCGCTCGGTCGGGCCGGCGGTGCCGTATACGCGGGCGATCGCGCACGGTGCCGGCTGGCGCTGGCGCATTCCGCTGCAGCACCGGGTTGGGAACGGGTTCGTCTATGACAGCCGGCACCTCTCCGCAGACGAGGCGCGTGCGCAATTGCTCGCCGAAGTGGACGGCGAGGTCATGGTCGAGCCGCGGCTGATCCGCTTCGAGCCCGGCCGCCGGCAGGACGTCTGGCGCGGCAATTGCGTTGCGCTCGGATTGGCGGGCGGGTTCGTCGAGCCGCTCGAATCGACCGCGATCCACCTCGCCATGATCGGTATCACGCGTCTGCTCCAGGTGTTCCCGTTCGACGGCAGCCATGCCGCGACCGCCAAACGGTTCAACGAACAGGCCGCCGCGGATATCGAGCGGATCCGCGACTTCATCGTGTTGCATTATGTGTTGACCGAGCGCGACGACACCGCGTTCTGGGATGCGTGTCGGACGATGGCGATACCGGAGACGCTCGGCGACCGGATCGCGCTGTTTCGCGAGAGCGGCATGGCGTATCAGGACGGCGAGGAAATCTTTCGTGTCGCCTCCTGGGCGCAGGTGATGACGGGCCAGCGCCTGTCGCCGCGCCAGCACCACCGGATGGGTCGGATCATGGGAGAGCCCCGCCTGCGACAGGTCCTGGGAGACATGAAAACGTCGATCGCCCGGCAGGTCGCTGTCCTGCCGACCCATCAGGAATTCCTGCGCACCTATTGCCCCGCCGATGCGTGA
- a CDS encoding SapC family protein → MTNIVLLNNVDHQDLTVATGHGPEFGDAVNQVLVFPTEWQDLQREYPILFRRSEDGRFQSVALVGLDRDENLFLGDGVWHARYIPALHQRGPFSIGLTRNDDGSQGEPMIHIDLDSSRIVPRATGVRGSPVFLPHGGNSPYLDAVSDVLGRIHDGVIVNDAMFDAFQAEGLIEPVSLEIFLDETNKYTLDDLYTISAERLAALDSAALARLHGPGFLQLAVFAIASVGTVSSLIERKTSRLAAQ, encoded by the coding sequence GTGACGAATATCGTCCTTCTGAATAACGTCGACCACCAGGATTTGACGGTCGCAACGGGCCATGGTCCCGAGTTCGGCGATGCCGTGAACCAGGTGCTGGTGTTCCCGACCGAATGGCAGGATCTCCAACGCGAATACCCGATCCTGTTTCGACGTTCCGAAGATGGGCGGTTCCAGTCGGTCGCGTTGGTGGGGCTCGATCGTGACGAGAATCTATTCCTCGGCGATGGTGTTTGGCACGCGCGCTATATCCCGGCGCTCCATCAGCGTGGCCCTTTCTCGATCGGCCTCACGCGCAACGACGACGGTAGCCAAGGCGAACCGATGATCCATATCGATCTCGATTCCTCGCGCATCGTTCCCCGCGCCACGGGTGTTCGGGGGTCGCCCGTGTTCCTGCCGCACGGCGGCAACAGCCCGTATCTCGATGCGGTATCGGACGTGCTTGGCCGCATCCATGACGGGGTGATCGTGAACGACGCGATGTTCGACGCCTTTCAAGCGGAGGGACTGATCGAGCCCGTCTCGCTCGAGATATTTCTCGACGAGACGAACAAATATACGCTCGACGACCTGTACACGATTTCGGCTGAACGGCTCGCCGCGCTGGATAGCGCTGCCTTGGCGCGCTTGCACGGACCCGGGTTTCTTCAACTCGCGGTCTTTGCAATTGCGTCGGTTGGAACCGTCTCAAGCCTTATCGAACGCAAGACCAGTCGGCTCGCAGCGCAGTGA
- a CDS encoding SMP-30/gluconolactonase/LRE family protein, translated as MREGAAGDAFRPGRRDVLLGAAALIAAPAFGAGLADAPVEPRIQRMSPTFDRMVAPDARVETIATGIRWAEGPLWVEAGRYLLFSDPPANIVRRWHKGGPAVPFLDPSGAGGTDPKLIREPGANGLALDHAGRLLIANSGGRSIDRVNLITRRRETIVDRYQGKRFNSPNDLHVARDGTLYFTDPPYGLTEGDASPLKELAVNGVYRLQPGGAVELLEGSLTRPNGIALSSDETRLYVSVSDETAPRIMVYDLDAKGVRNARVLLDARPMKARGGAGLTDGMKVARDGTLVCSVPGGMMFLTPDAEPLALVTTGAPIANCAFGERGRALYMTANDRVLRLPLREGWQGRG; from the coding sequence ATGCGTGAGGGCGCCGCTGGCGACGCGTTCCGGCCGGGACGCCGCGACGTCCTGCTGGGTGCGGCGGCCTTGATCGCTGCGCCCGCATTCGGTGCCGGCCTGGCGGACGCGCCGGTGGAGCCGCGCATCCAGCGGATGTCGCCAACGTTCGACCGGATGGTTGCGCCCGACGCGCGGGTCGAGACGATCGCGACCGGCATCCGCTGGGCGGAGGGACCGCTATGGGTCGAGGCCGGACGGTATCTGTTATTCTCCGATCCACCCGCCAACATCGTTCGTCGCTGGCACAAGGGGGGACCCGCCGTTCCGTTCCTCGATCCGTCGGGGGCAGGCGGCACCGACCCGAAGCTGATCCGCGAGCCCGGTGCGAACGGTCTCGCGCTCGACCATGCGGGCAGGTTGTTGATCGCGAACAGCGGTGGACGGTCGATCGACCGCGTGAATCTGATCACGCGGCGGCGTGAGACGATCGTCGATCGCTACCAGGGAAAGCGGTTCAACAGCCCGAACGACCTGCATGTAGCGCGCGACGGGACGCTGTATTTCACCGATCCGCCGTACGGCCTGACCGAAGGCGATGCGTCGCCGCTGAAGGAACTGGCGGTGAACGGCGTCTATCGGCTGCAGCCGGGTGGCGCGGTCGAGCTGCTGGAAGGGAGCCTGACTCGACCGAACGGCATCGCGCTGTCGTCCGACGAAACGCGGCTCTACGTGTCGGTGTCGGACGAAACCGCGCCGCGGATCATGGTCTACGACCTCGATGCCAAGGGTGTGCGCAATGCCAGGGTGCTGCTCGATGCCAGGCCGATGAAGGCGCGGGGCGGGGCGGGGTTGACCGACGGCATGAAGGTCGCGCGTGACGGAACGCTCGTGTGTTCGGTGCCCGGCGGGATGATGTTCCTGACGCCCGATGCGGAGCCGCTCGCGTTGGTGACGACCGGTGCGCCGATCGCCAACTGCGCGTTCGGGGAACGAGGGCGGGCGCTGTACATGACGGCCAACGACCGTGTCCTGCGCCTGCCGCTGCGTGAGGGATGGCAGGGCCGAGGCTGA
- a CDS encoding GntT/GntP/DsdX family permease, giving the protein MISADMRLVIAALAGIGLAVVMIVRGRLHPFIGLLCGAFTVGLLAGLPLPDVAKAVQKGVGDIIGGTGLVVALGLSLGAMLHLSGAAASLAKAALRMTGVQAAPWATLGIAIVVGLPLFFETGLVLLLPIVVAAAEEMTGKDGAARDAAKLRLIMPALAGLGVVHALVPPHPGPLLAVEALGASLGKTMLYGIAIAIPTAIISGPLLARFTTRGVRLEAPVLHDHALAITPPARRLSLLIVLLPVLMIATGELGQMIPGLKGAAWLVAASNPVVALLLTNLVALPLLFGRRLRDAAIQNAVWHETMGAAGAILLAIGAGGALKQVLVTAGLSDLLARTVLMYAISPLLLGWLVAVGIRLAAGSATVATITAVGIMPGVVASSGVSPELVVLAIGAGSVFFSHVNDPGFWLVKSYVGTSTADTFRTWSMLETSISVVGLALVMALSYVV; this is encoded by the coding sequence GTGATCAGCGCCGACATGCGGCTGGTGATCGCGGCCCTCGCCGGCATCGGGCTGGCCGTGGTGATGATCGTCCGCGGCCGACTCCATCCCTTTATCGGCCTGCTGTGCGGCGCGTTCACCGTCGGGCTGCTCGCCGGCCTGCCGCTGCCCGACGTGGCGAAGGCGGTGCAGAAGGGCGTCGGCGACATCATCGGCGGCACCGGGCTGGTCGTCGCGCTGGGCCTCTCGCTGGGCGCGATGCTGCATCTGTCGGGCGCCGCCGCCTCGCTGGCCAAGGCGGCGCTGCGGATGACCGGCGTCCAGGCGGCACCATGGGCAACGCTGGGCATCGCGATCGTCGTCGGGCTGCCGCTGTTCTTCGAGACCGGCCTCGTCCTGTTGCTGCCGATCGTCGTTGCCGCCGCCGAGGAGATGACCGGCAAGGACGGGGCGGCACGCGATGCGGCAAAGCTCAGGCTGATCATGCCGGCACTGGCGGGTCTGGGCGTCGTCCATGCGCTGGTCCCGCCGCATCCAGGCCCCCTGCTCGCGGTCGAGGCATTGGGGGCCAGCCTTGGCAAGACGATGCTGTACGGGATCGCGATCGCCATTCCGACCGCGATCATCTCCGGCCCGTTGCTGGCTAGGTTCACGACGCGCGGCGTGCGGCTGGAGGCGCCGGTGCTGCACGATCATGCGCTCGCGATCACGCCGCCGGCGCGGCGGCTGTCGCTGTTGATCGTGCTGCTGCCCGTGCTGATGATCGCGACTGGCGAACTGGGACAGATGATCCCCGGTCTCAAGGGTGCGGCTTGGCTGGTGGCTGCCAGCAACCCGGTGGTTGCGCTGCTGTTGACCAACCTGGTCGCCCTGCCGCTGCTGTTCGGCCGGCGGCTCCGCGATGCTGCGATCCAGAATGCGGTGTGGCACGAGACGATGGGTGCGGCCGGGGCGATCCTGCTCGCGATCGGCGCGGGCGGTGCGTTGAAGCAGGTGCTGGTGACCGCCGGCCTGTCCGACCTGCTCGCGCGCACCGTGCTGATGTATGCGATCTCGCCGCTGTTGCTCGGCTGGCTGGTCGCGGTCGGCATACGCCTCGCCGCCGGCTCCGCGACCGTCGCGACGATCACCGCGGTCGGCATCATGCCGGGCGTCGTCGCCAGCTCGGGCGTGTCCCCGGAACTCGTCGTGCTGGCGATCGGCGCGGGCTCCGTCTTCTTCAGCCACGTCAACGATCCGGGTTTCTGGTTGGTCAAAAGCTATGTCGGCACCAGCACCGCGGACACGTTCCGGACATGGTCGATGCTCGAGACATCGATCTCGGTGGTCGGCCTCGCGCTGGTCATGGCGCTAAGCTATGTCGTCTGA
- a CDS encoding TonB-dependent receptor plug domain-containing protein, translating into MIVLATALLCAPAAAQTAAQTATTPSDLPASTQSADPAAPPQTLTPQTAADDQGATDKDIVVTGSRITSSGFNAPTPTTVIGEDQILKNAQPNIFNAVAQLPSLQGSTGASTGTFSTSSGTQGLSSFSLRGLGPIRTLTLLDGQRVVGANVSGVPDISMFPQLLVKRVDVVTGGASASYGSDAVGGVVNFITDTRFTGFKANVQGGITNYGDDKQALVQAAFGTALFGDKLHLIVSGEYDDEDGVGPGDFGTDLAKGRDWYRATTLVNTGQTNNGLPQFNYRDYAQPYQYARYGLINNGPLQGIAFDQSGAPYNFNYGSNGRPTGTGGVTNCFPANSFCVGGDLSGAPGSGASLKSSLERLNGFGRIGFDFAENNEAYVTVNLAQVKTSNQPSPGYNRPNLTVQCANPFLPQLVRDRCATAGITQFNFGTSNGNFPDSLVQTDRRQYRFVGGLKGKFEIGSTPWTYDAYYEHGITLAAIDVDNTVLQPRYVAATNAITLNGAIVCADPVARAAGCQPINIFGGAVPSASALAYVTPANGPLQRTKLTQDVASLNFSGEPLNLWAGPLSVAFGGEYRREFYRVHGDPYGAGVTTLSPNSTAYPADPLLNSALGSNWAAGNYKNGRGKYEVYEGFLELNLPLFNSEAIGRANLNGAGRVTHYSTSGTVWAWKAGGTWDTPLDGIRLRAVTSRDVRAPNLSELFAAPTVTTLPNFTNPFPPGGGVQAFQNTVGNPNLKPEIARNTEVGIVLSHPSWAPGLGLSFDYYKIKLDGVVSTLSPDQIVRFCFEGNQAFCGGFVLNSPTQGGNFINVQPFNLASWKTSGFDIEASYQWKKPLGIPGNFTMRVLGTHVKEFLVDAGIAGVAVVDQAGANNGATPDWKWLATQSYDNDVFSINLQERWFSDGVFGNQYVVCTTGCPASTANNPTIDYNKMKGAFYVDLGGSVNVTKQVSLFFKVDNLFDHDPEPAPQTNTGLDVNPALYDTLGRFYRLGLRARF; encoded by the coding sequence ATGATCGTGCTGGCCACCGCGCTGCTCTGCGCGCCTGCCGCAGCCCAGACCGCGGCCCAGACCGCGACCACGCCATCCGACCTGCCCGCCTCGACCCAATCGGCCGATCCGGCCGCGCCTCCGCAGACGCTGACGCCGCAGACCGCCGCAGACGATCAGGGCGCGACGGACAAGGACATCGTCGTCACGGGCTCGCGCATCACGTCGAGCGGTTTCAATGCGCCGACGCCGACAACGGTGATCGGCGAGGACCAGATCCTCAAGAACGCACAGCCCAACATCTTCAACGCGGTCGCGCAGCTGCCATCGCTGCAGGGATCGACCGGCGCCTCCACCGGCACGTTCAGCACGTCCAGCGGCACGCAGGGCCTGAGCTCCTTCTCGCTGCGCGGGCTCGGCCCGATCCGGACACTGACTCTGCTCGACGGCCAGCGCGTCGTCGGCGCCAACGTCTCCGGCGTCCCCGACATCAGCATGTTCCCGCAGTTGCTGGTCAAGCGCGTCGATGTCGTGACCGGCGGCGCATCGGCGTCCTACGGCTCGGACGCGGTCGGCGGCGTGGTCAACTTCATCACCGACACGCGCTTCACGGGCTTCAAGGCGAACGTCCAGGGTGGCATCACCAATTACGGCGACGACAAGCAGGCGCTGGTCCAGGCCGCGTTCGGCACCGCGCTGTTCGGCGATAAGCTGCACCTGATCGTCAGCGGCGAATATGACGACGAAGACGGCGTCGGCCCGGGCGATTTCGGCACCGACCTCGCCAAGGGTCGCGACTGGTACCGTGCCACCACGCTCGTCAACACCGGTCAGACCAACAACGGCCTGCCGCAGTTCAACTATCGCGACTATGCCCAGCCCTATCAATATGCCCGCTACGGCCTGATCAACAACGGCCCGTTGCAGGGCATCGCCTTCGACCAGAGCGGCGCACCGTATAATTTCAACTACGGCTCGAACGGTCGACCGACCGGCACTGGCGGCGTCACGAATTGCTTCCCCGCGAACAGCTTCTGCGTCGGCGGCGACCTGTCTGGCGCGCCGGGCTCGGGCGCATCGCTCAAATCGTCGCTCGAGCGGCTCAACGGCTTCGGGCGGATCGGCTTCGACTTCGCCGAGAACAACGAAGCCTATGTGACGGTCAACCTCGCGCAAGTGAAGACCAGCAACCAGCCGAGCCCCGGCTATAATCGCCCCAACCTGACCGTGCAGTGCGCCAACCCCTTCCTGCCGCAACTGGTCCGCGACCGCTGTGCGACCGCCGGTATCACGCAGTTCAACTTCGGCACCAGCAACGGCAATTTCCCCGATTCGCTGGTCCAGACGGACCGTCGCCAGTACCGCTTCGTCGGCGGGCTGAAGGGCAAGTTCGAGATCGGCAGCACGCCGTGGACCTACGACGCTTATTACGAACACGGTATCACGCTGGCGGCGATCGACGTCGACAATACCGTGTTACAGCCGCGCTACGTCGCCGCGACCAACGCGATCACGCTGAACGGCGCGATCGTCTGCGCTGATCCGGTCGCGCGCGCCGCCGGGTGCCAGCCGATCAACATCTTCGGCGGTGCGGTGCCGTCGGCATCGGCACTCGCCTATGTCACCCCTGCCAACGGACCGCTCCAGCGCACCAAGCTGACGCAGGACGTCGCCAGCCTCAACTTCTCGGGCGAACCGCTCAACCTGTGGGCCGGGCCGCTGTCGGTCGCGTTCGGTGGCGAATATCGTCGCGAATTCTACCGCGTCCACGGCGATCCCTATGGCGCGGGCGTCACCACGCTCAGCCCCAACAGCACCGCCTATCCCGCCGACCCGCTGTTGAACTCGGCGCTGGGCAGCAATTGGGCAGCGGGCAACTATAAGAACGGCCGCGGCAAGTACGAGGTGTACGAAGGGTTCCTCGAGCTCAATCTGCCCTTGTTCAACAGCGAGGCGATCGGTCGCGCCAACCTCAACGGCGCGGGTCGCGTGACGCATTACAGCACGTCGGGCACGGTCTGGGCGTGGAAGGCCGGCGGCACCTGGGATACGCCGCTCGACGGCATCCGGTTGCGTGCCGTCACGTCGCGCGATGTCCGCGCACCGAACCTGTCCGAATTGTTCGCCGCGCCGACCGTCACCACGCTGCCCAACTTCACCAACCCATTCCCGCCGGGCGGCGGCGTGCAGGCGTTCCAGAACACCGTCGGCAACCCCAATCTGAAGCCCGAAATCGCGCGCAATACCGAGGTCGGTATCGTCCTGTCGCACCCGTCCTGGGCACCGGGCCTCGGCTTGTCGTTCGACTATTACAAGATCAAGCTCGACGGCGTGGTCTCGACGCTGTCGCCCGACCAGATCGTCCGCTTCTGCTTCGAGGGCAATCAGGCGTTCTGCGGCGGCTTCGTGCTCAACAGCCCGACTCAGGGCGGGAATTTCATCAACGTCCAGCCGTTCAATCTCGCTTCGTGGAAGACCAGCGGGTTCGATATCGAGGCGAGCTATCAGTGGAAGAAGCCGCTCGGCATCCCCGGCAATTTCACGATGCGCGTGCTGGGCACGCATGTGAAGGAGTTCCTCGTCGACGCCGGGATCGCCGGTGTGGCCGTCGTGGACCAGGCGGGGGCAAACAACGGCGCGACGCCGGACTGGAAGTGGCTGGCGACGCAAAGCTACGACAACGACGTCTTCAGCATCAACCTGCAGGAGCGCTGGTTCTCGGACGGCGTGTTCGGCAACCAATATGTGGTCTGCACCACCGGTTGCCCGGCCTCGACCGCGAACAACCCGACGATCGACTACAACAAGATGAAGGGTGCGTTCTACGTCGACCTCGGGGGATCGGTGAACGTGACCAAGCAGGTCAGCCTGTTCTTCAAGGTCGACAATCTGTTCGATCATGACCCGGAGCCCGCGCCACAGACTAACACCGGGCTCGACGTGAACCCGGCACTGTACGACACGCTGGGTCGCTTCTACCGGCTCGGTCTCCGCGCGCGGTTCTGA
- a CDS encoding cupin-like domain-containing protein, which produces MGAKRGEIDFAALIEAGQPVVLKAVATDLPLVEAGRQGADTAMAYLSRFDAGRPVVGFVGEGGIGGRFFYNDHLTGMNYVAGRAPLAEYFERIRAGIAGGEASSVYLGSTDVDTFFPGLRSENPVVATGDLAGSGVPLASLWIGNRTTAAAHWDMSNNIACPLVGRRRFTLFPPDQVANLYPGPLEPTPGGQVVSMVDFIEPDYNRHPGFRDALNVAQVAELDPGDILVYPALWWHRVEALDDFNVMINYWWNAVPAFVDTPMTTLLHAMLSLRDRPEGEKRAWRELFDYYVFGPGERAGDHLPPHARGALATLDHTAARRLRAQVLQRMNR; this is translated from the coding sequence GTGGGCGCGAAACGTGGCGAGATCGACTTTGCCGCGCTGATCGAAGCGGGCCAGCCGGTCGTGCTGAAGGCCGTGGCGACCGATCTGCCGCTGGTCGAAGCGGGACGGCAGGGCGCAGACACAGCAATGGCGTATCTGTCGCGCTTCGATGCGGGACGCCCAGTCGTCGGTTTTGTGGGTGAGGGGGGGATTGGGGGGCGGTTCTTTTATAATGACCACTTGACGGGCATGAATTACGTGGCGGGGCGTGCGCCGCTGGCCGAGTATTTCGAGCGGATTCGCGCGGGTATCGCCGGCGGTGAGGCGTCGTCGGTGTATCTTGGCTCGACCGATGTCGACACCTTCTTCCCCGGTTTGCGTAGTGAGAATCCCGTCGTGGCAACGGGCGATCTGGCCGGTTCCGGCGTGCCGCTCGCGAGCCTGTGGATCGGCAACCGCACGACGGCGGCGGCGCATTGGGACATGTCGAACAACATAGCATGCCCGCTGGTCGGTCGGCGGCGATTCACGCTGTTCCCGCCCGATCAGGTCGCGAACCTGTATCCAGGACCACTCGAACCGACGCCGGGCGGGCAAGTCGTCAGCATGGTCGATTTCATCGAACCCGATTACAACCGTCATCCGGGTTTCCGCGACGCATTGAACGTGGCGCAGGTCGCAGAGCTCGATCCGGGCGACATCCTCGTCTACCCCGCCTTGTGGTGGCACCGCGTCGAGGCGCTCGACGACTTCAACGTCATGATCAACTATTGGTGGAACGCCGTACCGGCGTTCGTCGATACGCCGATGACGACTCTGCTCCACGCGATGCTCAGCTTGCGCGATCGTCCCGAAGGCGAGAAGCGGGCATGGCGCGAGCTGTTCGACTATTACGTCTTCGGTCCCGGCGAGCGCGCCGGCGACCACCTGCCGCCGCATGCGCGGGGTGCCCTGGCGACGCTGGACCACACCGCCGCACGGCGGCTGCGCGCGCAGGTCCTGCAACGGATGAACAGATAG